The Columba livia isolate bColLiv1 breed racing homer chromosome 18, bColLiv1.pat.W.v2, whole genome shotgun sequence genome includes a region encoding these proteins:
- the QRICH2 gene encoding glutamine-rich protein 2 isoform X2 — protein MASHDLMKMLDTAIEIPHDGVLNLRALHKLLKAMIGQLGQHQLPVLEPGQSPTSCLGKDQDTKEQPGQEEEEDGALSTGQQPQEPEEQLPRKDTLERTRSNAEVTSMVKDLTAKATEEEQEICKTRAPLQDAAGQLSGLQDQLARDSNADDSGGQSASAEPPELDVNAQHGENSARGPNGPGIQHGTKTSQGTPGSHRTLVTPEKLGDVPSDQMRTSDASTTTTGTQPESLSTQVTTTGVEPGSPSTQATALGMQTRSPGTKTTTLHPEPGATGTQSTTPGMQPGSPGTHATTPGMQPGSPGTHVITLEMEPGSPGTRATTPGMQPGSPGTQSTTPGMQPGSPGTHATTPGMQPGSPGTHVITLEMEPGPPGTRATTPGMQPGSPGTQSTTPGMQPGSPGTRATTPGMQPGSPGTHATTPGVQPGSPGTHATTPGMQPGSPGTHATTPGMQPGSPGTHATTPGMQSASPGTHATTPGMQPGSPSTCATTPGTQLASQGTRLNATNSRHGDKALPSTVPAQAGHPAAQTIQTTAQGFEIPPNTAPRATSPWKEPVMLWESSGSSGTAVEVEQAFHQIGQLGHLCAALKEQVAQLEATKSDRTELENLHQLFLERGQESTTSILANLQGLAKELQEKAEKIRQLESALGNLRFDGAGRKADDSGQIALLLGSPQHEMKQELQAEQQETTKATLEQLVTKTSEQLQAEQLHEPRVPTQSGGQEQAGCPICNSDTKVQVAKLLQRYEKLQELVESSMSQQMVGKMQDELLKCIQATIMQVQGDYKQLSSALRNLLDDHHQEQKAIEALSQALERLKQQKADKEELLLLGIDEKADKAALADKVSCSQFEACVERLNAMMEEVTSRVTGQEKGWHQFQRQLQTQMDSKLDRRELGPFRQHLEERWKSLRGQLQEKVLQPERDDAAGIRKQLLADFHCLSCDRPLNMLAPGPEQTGECRYPTVPRSCGGPHTLTPPRFQPHLPSAPRRLPPIARCLNKKDVMLLCQNSISAGQQDGQLPVLGDQAGMAGSCLWRPSWWHEGDSSRVAVGCQVFSPPMTPLACSGLSLPGFQRDNPELSLRQRDSPDTESSLSQSGTPCSLEHQRALSQGSASDLGHLSPAPGLLPPPQPHQNGSAP, from the exons ATGGCCTCACATGACCTCATGAAGATGCTGGACACTGCTATTGAGATACCCCATGATGGGGTTCTTAACTTACGGGCACTGCACAAGCTGCTCAAGGCCATGatcgggcagctgggccagcaccAACTGCCTGTCTTGGAGCCAGGGCAAAGCCCGACTTCCTGCCTGGGGAAGGACCAGGACACCAAGgaacagcctggccaggaggaggaagaagatggaGCCCTGAGCACGGGACAGCAGCCCCAAgagccagaggagcagctgcccAGGAAGGACACGCTGGAGAGGACCAGGAGCAATGCTGAGGTCACCTCCATGGTCAAGGATCTTACGgcaaaagcaacagaagagGAACAAGAAATCTGCAAG ACTAGGGCTCCCCTCCAGGATGCTGCAGGACAGCTGTCAGGCCTCCAGGACCAGCTGGCGCGGGACAGCAATGCG GATGACAGTGGGGGCCAGTCTGCCTCTGCTGAGCCCCCTGAATTGGATGTAAACGCCCAGCATGGGGAGAACTCAGCACGGGGTCCAAATGGACCTGGAATACAACATGGGACAAAGACCAGCCAGGGGACTCCAGGGTCACACAGAACACTGGTGACCCCTGAGAAGTTGGGTGATGTTCCCTCAGATCAAATGAGGACTTCTGATGCTAGCACCACCACCACAGGAACACAGCCAGAATCCCTTAGCACCCAGGTCACTACCACAGGGGTGGAGCCTGggtcccccagcacccaggcCACTGCCCTGGGCATGCAGACGAGGTCCCCTGGCACCAAGACCACCACTCTGCACCCAGAGCCTGGGGCCACCGGCACCCAAAGCACCACCCCAGGGATGCAGCCTGGATCACCTGGCACTCATGCCACCACCCCAGGGATGCAGCCTGGGTCACCTGGCACTCATGTCATCACTCTTGAGATGGAGCCAGGGTCACCTGGCACTCGTGCCACCACCCCAGGGATGCAGCCAGGGTCACCTGGCACCCAAAGCACCACCCCAGGGATGCAGCCTGGATCACCTGGCACTCATGCCACCACCCCAGGGATGCAGCCTGGGTCACCTGGCACTCATGTCATCACTCTTGAGATGGAGCCAGGGCCACCTGGCACTCGTGCCACCACCCCAGGGATGCAGCCAGGGTCACCTGGCACCCAAAGCACCACCCCAGGGATGCAGCCAGGGTCACCTGGCACTCGTGCCACCACCCCAGGAATGCAGCCAGGGTCACCTGGCACTCATGCCACCACCCCaggggtgcagcctgggtcaCCTGGCACTCATGCCACCACCCCAGGGATGCAGCCAGGGTCACCTGGCACTCATGCCACCACCCCAGGGATGCAGCCTGGGTCACCTGGCACTCATGCCACCACCCCAGGGATGCAGTCAGCATCACCTGGCACTCATGCCACCACCCCAGGGATGCAGCCTGGGTCACCTAGCACTTGTGCCACCACGCCAGGGACACAGCTGGCATCTCAAGGGACACGTCTGAATGCCACAAACTCCAGGCATGGAGACAAGGCTTTGCCCAGCACTGTACCTGCTCAGGCAGGCCACCCAGCAGCTCAGACCATACAGACAACAGCCCAGGGGTTTGAGATCCCCCCCAACACTGCTCCCAGGGCCACGTCGCCTTGGAAAGAGCCAGTCATGCTCTGGGAATCATCGGGCTCCAGCGGCACTGCTGTGGAGGTCGAACAAGCTTTCCACCAGATTGGACAACTTGGCCACCTCTGTGCTGCCCTGAAGGAGCAGGTGGCCCAGCTGGAAGCCACCAAGTCTGACCGTACTGAGCTTGAGAACCTGCATCAGCTCTTCCTGGAAAGAG GCCAGGAGAgcaccaccagcatcctggccaaCCTGCAGGGCCTGGCCAAGGAGCTCCAAGAGAAGGCGGAGAAG ATCAGGCAGCTGGAGAGCGCCCTTGGAAACCTGAGGTTTGATGGAGCTGGCAGAAAAGCAGATGACAGTGGCCAAATCGCCCTCCTGCTGGG GTCCCCGCAGCACGAGAtgaagcaggagctgcaggcagagcagcaagAGACGACAAAGGCAACGCTGGAGCAGTTGGTGACCAAGACGTCcgagcagctgcaggcagag CAGCTGCATGAGCCGAGGGTGCCCACACAGAGTggggggcaggagcaggcagggtgcCCCATTTGCAACTCAGACACCAAAGTGCAGGTGGCAAAGCTCCTCCAGCGCTATGAGAAGCTCCAGGAGCTGGTGGAGTCCTCCATGTCCCAACAGATGGTGGGCAAGATG CAGGACGAGCTGCTGAAGTGCATCCAGGCCACCATCATGCAGGTACAAGGGGACTAcaagcagctcagctctgccctcaggaacctcctggatGATCATCACCAGGAACAGAAAGCCATCGAG gctctgtcccaggccctggagaggctgaagcagcagaaagcagacaaggaggagctgctgctgttgggaatcgatgag aaagcagacaaagccgcCCTGGCCGACAAAGTCAGTTGCAGCCAGTTTGAGGCGTGCGTGGAGCGGTTGAACGcgatgatggaggaggtgacgagccgggtgacgggccaggagaagGGCTGGCACCAATTCCAGCGACAGCTCCAGACACAGATGGACTccaag ctggaccgccgggagctggggcCGTTCCGGCAGCACCtggaggagcggtggaagagcctcagggggcagctccaggagaaggTGCTGCAGCCAGAGCGTGACGATGCtgctgggattaggaa gcagctgctggctgaTTTTCActgcctgtcctgtgaccggcccctcaacatgctggcgccTGGACC GGAACAGACgggcgagtgcagataccccactgttccACGGAGCTGTGGGGGCCCACACACCCTCACCCCCCCGCGCTTTCAGCCTCACCTGCCCAGCGCCCCAAGGCGGCTCCCACCCATTGCCCGGTGCCTGAACAAG AAGGACGTGATGCTGTTGTGCCAGAACAGCATCAGTGCGGGCCAGCAGGAcgggcagctgcctgtgctgggggaCCAGGCAGGTATGGCTGGGTCATGCCTGTGGAGGCCATCCTGGTGGCATGaaggggacagcagcagggtggCCGTGGGGTGCCAGGTTTTCTCCCCCCCAATGACTCCCCTGGCTTGCTCTGGTCTCTCCTTGCCAGGCTTCCAGAGGGACAACCCTGAGCTGTCCCTAAGGCAAAGGGACAGCCCAGACACTGAGTCCTCACTGAGCCAGTCAG GCACCCCCTGCTCACTGGAGCACCAACGAGCCTTGTCCCAAGGATCAGCCTCAGACCTCGGTCACCTCTCCCCAGCACCGGGGCTGCTcccgcccccccagccccaccaaaATGGATCAGCACCCTGA
- the QRICH2 gene encoding glutamine-rich protein 2 isoform X6, with product MAELSPSSGQQSTAGSRSPRTLPWAHPATCSPRLGLPSRMLQDSCQASRTSWRGTAMRYGPSAWTLHQDRRRLCPRLPREHQPSCLEAQPVGWGCQAVMWGVPFLGVPTSRLHGRADHQFGPMRHQFGDRDWGHGVGFWGLSSWLPVNLLSFASSSQDDSGGQSASAEPPELDVNAQHGENSARGPNGPGIQHGTKTSQGTPGSHRTLVTPEKLGDVPSDQMRTSDASTTTTGTQPESLSTQVTTTGVEPGSPSTQATALGMQTRSPGTKTTTLHPEPGATGTQSTTPGMQPGSPGTHATTPGMQPGSPGTHVITLEMEPGSPGTRATTPGMQPGSPGTQSTTPGMQPGSPGTHATTPGMQPGSPGTHVITLEMEPGPPGTRATTPGMQPGSPGTQSTTPGMQPGSPGTRATTPGMQPGSPGTHATTPGVQPGSPGTHATTPGMQPGSPGTHATTPGMQPGSPGTHATTPGMQSASPGTHATTPGMQPGSPSTCATTPGTQLASQGTRLNATNSRHGDKALPSTVPAQAGHPAAQTIQTTAQGFEIPPNTAPRATSPWKEPVMLWESSGSSGTAVEVEQAFHQIGQLGHLCAALKEQVAQLEATKSDRTELENLHQLFLERGQESTTSILANLQGLAKELQEKAEKIRQLESALGNLRFDGAGRKADDSGQIALLLGSPQHEMKQELQAEQQETTKATLEQLVTKTSEQLQAEQDELLKCIQATIMQVQGDYKQLSSALRNLLDDHHQEQKAIEALSQALERLKQQKADKEELLLLGIDEKADKAALADKVSCSQFEACVERLNAMMEEVTSRVTGQEKGWHQFQRQLQTQMDSKLDRRELGPFRQHLEERWKSLRGQLQEKVLQPERDDAAGIRKQLLADFHCLSCDRPLNMLAPGPEQTGECRYPTVPRSCGGPHTLTPPRFQPHLPSAPRRLPPIARCLNKKDVMLLCQNSISAGQQDGQLPVLGDQAGMAGSCLWRPSWWHEGDSSRVAVGCQVFSPPMTPLACSGLSLPGFQRDNPELSLRQRDSPDTESSLSQSGTPCSLEHQRALSQGSASDLGHLSPAPGLLPPPQPHQNGSAP from the exons ATGGCTGAGCTAAGCCCGAGCTCagggcagcagagcacagcagggtCCAGGTCCCCAaggaccctcccctgggctcaccccGCCACCTGCTCTCCCAGACTAGGGCTCCCCTCCAGGATGCTGCAGGACAGCTGTCAGGCCTCCAGGACCAGCTGGCGCGGGACAGCAATGCGGTATGGCCCAAGCGCCTGGACCCTGCACCAGGACAGGAGGCGGCTGTGTCCCCGGCTCCCTCGGgaacaccagccctcctgcctcgaGGCACAGCCTGTGGGTTGGGGGTGCCAGGCAGTGATGTGGGGGGTCCCATTCCTGGGGGTCCCAACCTCCCGGCTCCATGGCCGGGCTGACCACCAGTTTGGCCCCATGAGGCACcagtttggggacagggactggggacacgGTGTGGGGTTCTGGGGTTTGTCCTCGTGGTTGCCAGTAAACCTGCTGTCCTTTGCCTCCTCTTCCCAGGATGACAGTGGGGGCCAGTCTGCCTCTGCTGAGCCCCCTGAATTGGATGTAAACGCCCAGCATGGGGAGAACTCAGCACGGGGTCCAAATGGACCTGGAATACAACATGGGACAAAGACCAGCCAGGGGACTCCAGGGTCACACAGAACACTGGTGACCCCTGAGAAGTTGGGTGATGTTCCCTCAGATCAAATGAGGACTTCTGATGCTAGCACCACCACCACAGGAACACAGCCAGAATCCCTTAGCACCCAGGTCACTACCACAGGGGTGGAGCCTGggtcccccagcacccaggcCACTGCCCTGGGCATGCAGACGAGGTCCCCTGGCACCAAGACCACCACTCTGCACCCAGAGCCTGGGGCCACCGGCACCCAAAGCACCACCCCAGGGATGCAGCCTGGATCACCTGGCACTCATGCCACCACCCCAGGGATGCAGCCTGGGTCACCTGGCACTCATGTCATCACTCTTGAGATGGAGCCAGGGTCACCTGGCACTCGTGCCACCACCCCAGGGATGCAGCCAGGGTCACCTGGCACCCAAAGCACCACCCCAGGGATGCAGCCTGGATCACCTGGCACTCATGCCACCACCCCAGGGATGCAGCCTGGGTCACCTGGCACTCATGTCATCACTCTTGAGATGGAGCCAGGGCCACCTGGCACTCGTGCCACCACCCCAGGGATGCAGCCAGGGTCACCTGGCACCCAAAGCACCACCCCAGGGATGCAGCCAGGGTCACCTGGCACTCGTGCCACCACCCCAGGAATGCAGCCAGGGTCACCTGGCACTCATGCCACCACCCCaggggtgcagcctgggtcaCCTGGCACTCATGCCACCACCCCAGGGATGCAGCCAGGGTCACCTGGCACTCATGCCACCACCCCAGGGATGCAGCCTGGGTCACCTGGCACTCATGCCACCACCCCAGGGATGCAGTCAGCATCACCTGGCACTCATGCCACCACCCCAGGGATGCAGCCTGGGTCACCTAGCACTTGTGCCACCACGCCAGGGACACAGCTGGCATCTCAAGGGACACGTCTGAATGCCACAAACTCCAGGCATGGAGACAAGGCTTTGCCCAGCACTGTACCTGCTCAGGCAGGCCACCCAGCAGCTCAGACCATACAGACAACAGCCCAGGGGTTTGAGATCCCCCCCAACACTGCTCCCAGGGCCACGTCGCCTTGGAAAGAGCCAGTCATGCTCTGGGAATCATCGGGCTCCAGCGGCACTGCTGTGGAGGTCGAACAAGCTTTCCACCAGATTGGACAACTTGGCCACCTCTGTGCTGCCCTGAAGGAGCAGGTGGCCCAGCTGGAAGCCACCAAGTCTGACCGTACTGAGCTTGAGAACCTGCATCAGCTCTTCCTGGAAAGAG GCCAGGAGAgcaccaccagcatcctggccaaCCTGCAGGGCCTGGCCAAGGAGCTCCAAGAGAAGGCGGAGAAG ATCAGGCAGCTGGAGAGCGCCCTTGGAAACCTGAGGTTTGATGGAGCTGGCAGAAAAGCAGATGACAGTGGCCAAATCGCCCTCCTGCTGGG GTCCCCGCAGCACGAGAtgaagcaggagctgcaggcagagcagcaagAGACGACAAAGGCAACGCTGGAGCAGTTGGTGACCAAGACGTCcgagcagctgcaggcagag CAGGACGAGCTGCTGAAGTGCATCCAGGCCACCATCATGCAGGTACAAGGGGACTAcaagcagctcagctctgccctcaggaacctcctggatGATCATCACCAGGAACAGAAAGCCATCGAG gctctgtcccaggccctggagaggctgaagcagcagaaagcagacaaggaggagctgctgctgttgggaatcgatgag aaagcagacaaagccgcCCTGGCCGACAAAGTCAGTTGCAGCCAGTTTGAGGCGTGCGTGGAGCGGTTGAACGcgatgatggaggaggtgacgagccgggtgacgggccaggagaagGGCTGGCACCAATTCCAGCGACAGCTCCAGACACAGATGGACTccaag ctggaccgccgggagctggggcCGTTCCGGCAGCACCtggaggagcggtggaagagcctcagggggcagctccaggagaaggTGCTGCAGCCAGAGCGTGACGATGCtgctgggattaggaa gcagctgctggctgaTTTTCActgcctgtcctgtgaccggcccctcaacatgctggcgccTGGACC GGAACAGACgggcgagtgcagataccccactgttccACGGAGCTGTGGGGGCCCACACACCCTCACCCCCCCGCGCTTTCAGCCTCACCTGCCCAGCGCCCCAAGGCGGCTCCCACCCATTGCCCGGTGCCTGAACAAG AAGGACGTGATGCTGTTGTGCCAGAACAGCATCAGTGCGGGCCAGCAGGAcgggcagctgcctgtgctgggggaCCAGGCAGGTATGGCTGGGTCATGCCTGTGGAGGCCATCCTGGTGGCATGaaggggacagcagcagggtggCCGTGGGGTGCCAGGTTTTCTCCCCCCCAATGACTCCCCTGGCTTGCTCTGGTCTCTCCTTGCCAGGCTTCCAGAGGGACAACCCTGAGCTGTCCCTAAGGCAAAGGGACAGCCCAGACACTGAGTCCTCACTGAGCCAGTCAG GCACCCCCTGCTCACTGGAGCACCAACGAGCCTTGTCCCAAGGATCAGCCTCAGACCTCGGTCACCTCTCCCCAGCACCGGGGCTGCTcccgcccccccagccccaccaaaATGGATCAGCACCCTGA
- the QRICH2 gene encoding glutamine-rich protein 2 isoform X3, with amino-acid sequence MAELSPSSGQQSTAGSRSPRTLPWAHPATCSPRLGLPSRMLQDSCQASRTSWRGTAMRYGPSAWTLHQDRRRLCPRLPREHQPSCLEAQPVGWGCQAVMWGVPFLGVPTSRLHGRADHQFGPMRHQFGDRDWGHGVGFWGLSSWLPVNLLSFASSSQDDSGGQSASAEPPELDVNAQHGENSARGPNGPGIQHGTKTSQGTPGSHRTLVTPEKLGDVPSDQMRTSDASTTTTGTQPESLSTQVTTTGVEPGSPSTQATALGMQTRSPGTKTTTLHPEPGATGTQSTTPGMQPGSPGTHATTPGMQPGSPGTHVITLEMEPGSPGTRATTPGMQPGSPGTQSTTPGMQPGSPGTHATTPGMQPGSPGTHVITLEMEPGPPGTRATTPGMQPGSPGTQSTTPGMQPGSPGTRATTPGMQPGSPGTHATTPGVQPGSPGTHATTPGMQPGSPGTHATTPGMQPGSPGTHATTPGMQSASPGTHATTPGMQPGSPSTCATTPGTQLASQGTRLNATNSRHGDKALPSTVPAQAGHPAAQTIQTTAQGFEIPPNTAPRATSPWKEPVMLWESSGSSGTAVEVEQAFHQIGQLGHLCAALKEQVAQLEATKSDRTELENLHQLFLERGQESTTSILANLQGLAKELQEKAEKIRQLESALGNLRFDGAGRKADDSGQIALLLGSPQHEMKQELQAEQQETTKATLEQLVTKTSEQLQAEQLHEPRVPTQSGGQEQAGCPICNSDTKVQVAKLLQRYEKLQELVESSMSQQMVGKMQDELLKCIQATIMQVQGDYKQLSSALRNLLDDHHQEQKAIEKADKAALADKVSCSQFEACVERLNAMMEEVTSRVTGQEKGWHQFQRQLQTQMDSKLDRRELGPFRQHLEERWKSLRGQLQEKVLQPERDDAAGIRKQLLADFHCLSCDRPLNMLAPGPEQTGECRYPTVPRSCGGPHTLTPPRFQPHLPSAPRRLPPIARCLNKKDVMLLCQNSISAGQQDGQLPVLGDQAGMAGSCLWRPSWWHEGDSSRVAVGCQVFSPPMTPLACSGLSLPGFQRDNPELSLRQRDSPDTESSLSQSGTPCSLEHQRALSQGSASDLGHLSPAPGLLPPPQPHQNGSAP; translated from the exons ATGGCTGAGCTAAGCCCGAGCTCagggcagcagagcacagcagggtCCAGGTCCCCAaggaccctcccctgggctcaccccGCCACCTGCTCTCCCAGACTAGGGCTCCCCTCCAGGATGCTGCAGGACAGCTGTCAGGCCTCCAGGACCAGCTGGCGCGGGACAGCAATGCGGTATGGCCCAAGCGCCTGGACCCTGCACCAGGACAGGAGGCGGCTGTGTCCCCGGCTCCCTCGGgaacaccagccctcctgcctcgaGGCACAGCCTGTGGGTTGGGGGTGCCAGGCAGTGATGTGGGGGGTCCCATTCCTGGGGGTCCCAACCTCCCGGCTCCATGGCCGGGCTGACCACCAGTTTGGCCCCATGAGGCACcagtttggggacagggactggggacacgGTGTGGGGTTCTGGGGTTTGTCCTCGTGGTTGCCAGTAAACCTGCTGTCCTTTGCCTCCTCTTCCCAGGATGACAGTGGGGGCCAGTCTGCCTCTGCTGAGCCCCCTGAATTGGATGTAAACGCCCAGCATGGGGAGAACTCAGCACGGGGTCCAAATGGACCTGGAATACAACATGGGACAAAGACCAGCCAGGGGACTCCAGGGTCACACAGAACACTGGTGACCCCTGAGAAGTTGGGTGATGTTCCCTCAGATCAAATGAGGACTTCTGATGCTAGCACCACCACCACAGGAACACAGCCAGAATCCCTTAGCACCCAGGTCACTACCACAGGGGTGGAGCCTGggtcccccagcacccaggcCACTGCCCTGGGCATGCAGACGAGGTCCCCTGGCACCAAGACCACCACTCTGCACCCAGAGCCTGGGGCCACCGGCACCCAAAGCACCACCCCAGGGATGCAGCCTGGATCACCTGGCACTCATGCCACCACCCCAGGGATGCAGCCTGGGTCACCTGGCACTCATGTCATCACTCTTGAGATGGAGCCAGGGTCACCTGGCACTCGTGCCACCACCCCAGGGATGCAGCCAGGGTCACCTGGCACCCAAAGCACCACCCCAGGGATGCAGCCTGGATCACCTGGCACTCATGCCACCACCCCAGGGATGCAGCCTGGGTCACCTGGCACTCATGTCATCACTCTTGAGATGGAGCCAGGGCCACCTGGCACTCGTGCCACCACCCCAGGGATGCAGCCAGGGTCACCTGGCACCCAAAGCACCACCCCAGGGATGCAGCCAGGGTCACCTGGCACTCGTGCCACCACCCCAGGAATGCAGCCAGGGTCACCTGGCACTCATGCCACCACCCCaggggtgcagcctgggtcaCCTGGCACTCATGCCACCACCCCAGGGATGCAGCCAGGGTCACCTGGCACTCATGCCACCACCCCAGGGATGCAGCCTGGGTCACCTGGCACTCATGCCACCACCCCAGGGATGCAGTCAGCATCACCTGGCACTCATGCCACCACCCCAGGGATGCAGCCTGGGTCACCTAGCACTTGTGCCACCACGCCAGGGACACAGCTGGCATCTCAAGGGACACGTCTGAATGCCACAAACTCCAGGCATGGAGACAAGGCTTTGCCCAGCACTGTACCTGCTCAGGCAGGCCACCCAGCAGCTCAGACCATACAGACAACAGCCCAGGGGTTTGAGATCCCCCCCAACACTGCTCCCAGGGCCACGTCGCCTTGGAAAGAGCCAGTCATGCTCTGGGAATCATCGGGCTCCAGCGGCACTGCTGTGGAGGTCGAACAAGCTTTCCACCAGATTGGACAACTTGGCCACCTCTGTGCTGCCCTGAAGGAGCAGGTGGCCCAGCTGGAAGCCACCAAGTCTGACCGTACTGAGCTTGAGAACCTGCATCAGCTCTTCCTGGAAAGAG GCCAGGAGAgcaccaccagcatcctggccaaCCTGCAGGGCCTGGCCAAGGAGCTCCAAGAGAAGGCGGAGAAG ATCAGGCAGCTGGAGAGCGCCCTTGGAAACCTGAGGTTTGATGGAGCTGGCAGAAAAGCAGATGACAGTGGCCAAATCGCCCTCCTGCTGGG GTCCCCGCAGCACGAGAtgaagcaggagctgcaggcagagcagcaagAGACGACAAAGGCAACGCTGGAGCAGTTGGTGACCAAGACGTCcgagcagctgcaggcagag CAGCTGCATGAGCCGAGGGTGCCCACACAGAGTggggggcaggagcaggcagggtgcCCCATTTGCAACTCAGACACCAAAGTGCAGGTGGCAAAGCTCCTCCAGCGCTATGAGAAGCTCCAGGAGCTGGTGGAGTCCTCCATGTCCCAACAGATGGTGGGCAAGATG CAGGACGAGCTGCTGAAGTGCATCCAGGCCACCATCATGCAGGTACAAGGGGACTAcaagcagctcagctctgccctcaggaacctcctggatGATCATCACCAGGAACAGAAAGCCATCGAG aaagcagacaaagccgcCCTGGCCGACAAAGTCAGTTGCAGCCAGTTTGAGGCGTGCGTGGAGCGGTTGAACGcgatgatggaggaggtgacgagccgggtgacgggccaggagaagGGCTGGCACCAATTCCAGCGACAGCTCCAGACACAGATGGACTccaag ctggaccgccgggagctggggcCGTTCCGGCAGCACCtggaggagcggtggaagagcctcagggggcagctccaggagaaggTGCTGCAGCCAGAGCGTGACGATGCtgctgggattaggaa gcagctgctggctgaTTTTCActgcctgtcctgtgaccggcccctcaacatgctggcgccTGGACC GGAACAGACgggcgagtgcagataccccactgttccACGGAGCTGTGGGGGCCCACACACCCTCACCCCCCCGCGCTTTCAGCCTCACCTGCCCAGCGCCCCAAGGCGGCTCCCACCCATTGCCCGGTGCCTGAACAAG AAGGACGTGATGCTGTTGTGCCAGAACAGCATCAGTGCGGGCCAGCAGGAcgggcagctgcctgtgctgggggaCCAGGCAGGTATGGCTGGGTCATGCCTGTGGAGGCCATCCTGGTGGCATGaaggggacagcagcagggtggCCGTGGGGTGCCAGGTTTTCTCCCCCCCAATGACTCCCCTGGCTTGCTCTGGTCTCTCCTTGCCAGGCTTCCAGAGGGACAACCCTGAGCTGTCCCTAAGGCAAAGGGACAGCCCAGACACTGAGTCCTCACTGAGCCAGTCAG GCACCCCCTGCTCACTGGAGCACCAACGAGCCTTGTCCCAAGGATCAGCCTCAGACCTCGGTCACCTCTCCCCAGCACCGGGGCTGCTcccgcccccccagccccaccaaaATGGATCAGCACCCTGA